From the genome of Deinococcus cellulosilyticus NBRC 106333 = KACC 11606, one region includes:
- a CDS encoding AAA family ATPase has product MKPLKLTLQNFTCFREATEVDFTELSLYAIQGPTGSGKSSLLDAICFALYGETPRLGAKGLDALISQGAQSMAVRFEFEVGDERFEVVRSKGRKASESETRLAKYQNGKPITAVEGNKKKDIQSEIEKVVGLSFDSFTRAILLPQGQFDRFLKGNSREKQELLGRLIGLDRFTRMQKVASEKSRTARTQHDLIQHRLEMEFAEVTPERIQEQDQVLQDTLQQLQEQEQHLRVLTEALAQQEELARLHAEHNRHLKELQTLQAQKIQMEQLGRRVQAAQAVSGVLGLIRQSRTLQEKAQLARTQYAKLEQDHVRVQGTLQQAEQGFARAQEQTAQIPGFDQQILHLQEAQTQFARLKQLGGDLKLKSLQVLPWSEEAFFQARSMVELKAQLETEARQIQQEKTRLTQQKQQILKEQQDLNNRRKDLELLVPKGKEARAEYDRLRAELETSRVQHQAMHLKAHLKVGEPCPVCEQKVSRLPGTAVGNVQALEQQVKAAEKHLEEIKEAYQTEKTSLQTLASRIQQAQEYFTEREAALQELETQHQQKHQGLTTEHPQEQLQALLAGLVQTILEKSGGEDPERRIRQLQQEKQRIQQELQSSQRALGQAQTQHATLTAQLNSQKSQLAEREQEHQEASSTLKEALFALSMTEQEALQHAMTAEELQKAREAMEHWRTQMARVEVQLSDLQERMAGREYLPEQHQQQKAQHAQLETSIKALSVRMGQLQTQITHLQERLELKRNLLREAAAHQKTFNTWDALARNLQLDRFPKFLLEEVEEQLLLGAGTLLGDISDGRYALHLQDGEYVVSDHWNAGETRPIRTLSGGETFLASLSLAIALSDYLAGNKLLGALFLDEGFGTLDPQALDAVARALEKLQISGRMVGVITHVSALAARLPARMLVEKRMTGSSVRIDSEEVYS; this is encoded by the coding sequence TTGAAGCCCCTGAAACTCACCCTGCAAAACTTCACCTGCTTCAGGGAGGCCACCGAGGTGGATTTCACCGAACTGTCCCTGTATGCCATTCAGGGACCCACTGGCAGTGGAAAGAGCAGCCTGCTGGATGCCATCTGTTTTGCCCTTTATGGAGAGACCCCCAGGCTGGGAGCCAAGGGCCTGGATGCCCTGATCTCCCAGGGCGCACAGAGCATGGCAGTGCGCTTTGAATTTGAAGTGGGAGACGAGCGTTTTGAGGTGGTGCGTTCCAAGGGACGCAAAGCCAGCGAAAGCGAAACCCGTCTGGCGAAATACCAGAATGGCAAACCCATCACGGCGGTGGAAGGCAACAAGAAAAAAGACATCCAGTCCGAAATTGAAAAAGTGGTTGGTCTGTCCTTTGATTCTTTCACCCGTGCGATCCTGCTGCCCCAGGGCCAGTTTGACCGCTTCCTGAAAGGGAACAGCCGTGAAAAGCAGGAACTGCTGGGCCGCCTGATTGGCCTGGACCGCTTCACCCGCATGCAGAAGGTGGCATCTGAAAAAAGCCGCACGGCCAGAACCCAGCATGACCTGATTCAGCACCGTCTGGAGATGGAATTTGCGGAAGTGACTCCTGAGCGCATTCAGGAGCAAGATCAGGTGTTGCAGGACACCCTGCAGCAACTGCAGGAACAGGAACAGCACCTGAGGGTCCTGACTGAAGCCCTTGCCCAGCAAGAGGAACTGGCCAGACTCCATGCCGAGCACAACCGCCACCTGAAAGAACTACAGACTCTGCAAGCCCAGAAAATCCAGATGGAACAACTGGGGCGACGGGTGCAGGCTGCACAGGCGGTTTCTGGCGTTCTTGGCCTGATCCGGCAGTCCAGGACCTTGCAGGAAAAAGCTCAGTTGGCCCGTACGCAGTACGCGAAACTGGAGCAGGACCATGTCAGGGTGCAAGGGACCCTGCAACAGGCAGAGCAGGGATTTGCCCGTGCACAGGAGCAAACGGCCCAGATTCCGGGTTTTGATCAGCAGATCCTGCACCTGCAGGAAGCCCAGACCCAGTTTGCCCGTCTGAAACAGCTGGGTGGGGACCTCAAACTGAAATCCCTCCAGGTGCTCCCCTGGTCTGAAGAGGCTTTCTTTCAGGCCCGCAGCATGGTGGAACTCAAAGCCCAGCTGGAAACCGAGGCCCGCCAGATCCAGCAGGAGAAAACCCGGCTGACGCAGCAAAAGCAGCAGATCCTCAAAGAACAGCAGGACCTTAATAACCGCCGCAAGGATCTGGAATTGCTGGTTCCAAAAGGCAAAGAAGCCCGGGCAGAATATGATCGGCTGCGTGCAGAGCTGGAAACCTCACGGGTGCAGCATCAGGCCATGCACCTCAAGGCCCACCTGAAAGTGGGAGAGCCCTGTCCGGTCTGTGAGCAGAAGGTCAGCAGGCTCCCTGGAACTGCTGTGGGGAATGTGCAGGCCCTTGAACAGCAAGTGAAGGCTGCAGAAAAACACCTCGAGGAAATCAAAGAAGCGTACCAGACCGAGAAGACCAGCCTGCAGACCCTGGCCTCCAGAATCCAGCAGGCCCAGGAGTATTTCACCGAACGTGAGGCGGCACTGCAGGAACTGGAAACCCAACACCAGCAGAAACACCAGGGCCTGACCACCGAGCATCCCCAGGAGCAGCTGCAGGCCCTGCTGGCAGGACTGGTGCAGACCATTCTGGAAAAGAGTGGAGGAGAGGACCCGGAAAGGCGCATTCGCCAGTTGCAACAGGAGAAGCAGCGCATCCAGCAGGAGCTGCAGAGCAGCCAGCGTGCTCTGGGCCAGGCCCAGACCCAGCATGCCACCCTGACGGCACAGCTGAACAGTCAGAAATCGCAACTGGCGGAGCGAGAACAGGAGCATCAGGAAGCCAGCAGCACCCTGAAAGAAGCCCTGTTTGCCCTGTCGATGACAGAACAGGAAGCCCTGCAGCACGCCATGACTGCAGAGGAACTGCAAAAGGCCAGAGAGGCCATGGAGCACTGGCGCACCCAGATGGCCCGTGTGGAGGTGCAGCTTTCAGACCTGCAGGAGCGCATGGCAGGTCGGGAATACCTGCCTGAGCAGCACCAGCAACAGAAAGCCCAGCATGCACAGCTGGAAACATCCATCAAGGCGCTGAGCGTCCGTATGGGACAGCTGCAGACCCAGATCACTCACCTGCAAGAACGCCTGGAACTCAAACGCAACCTGCTCCGTGAAGCTGCTGCCCACCAGAAAACCTTCAACACCTGGGACGCACTGGCCAGAAACCTGCAACTGGACCGTTTTCCGAAATTCCTGCTGGAAGAGGTGGAAGAGCAGTTGCTGCTGGGGGCAGGGACATTGCTGGGCGACATCAGCGATGGACGGTATGCCCTGCATCTGCAGGATGGGGAGTACGTGGTTTCGGACCACTGGAATGCCGGAGAAACCCGCCCGATTCGCACCCTCTCGGGCGGGGAGACCTTCCTGGCAAGCCTCTCACTGGCCATTGCCCTCAGCGATTACCTGGCTGGAAACAAACTGCTTGGTGCCCTTTTCCTGGACGAAGGCTTCGGGACCCTCGATCCCCAGGCCCTGGATGCTGTTGCCCGTGCCCTGGAGAAACTGCAGATCTCGGGCCGCATGGTCGGGGTGATCACCCACGTTTCAGCGCTTGCCGCCAGACTTCCTGCACGGATGCTCGTCGAGAAGCGCATGACCGGCAGCTCGGTACGAATAGACAGTGAAGAGGTGTACTCCTGA
- a CDS encoding metallophosphoesterase family protein: MRILHTGDFHAGRQLRGLDRTPEIQAALSEILSIARDSRVDAVLVAGDVFDTVNPSALAEDVVYEFYLGLREAGIPSVTIAGNHDSAERLRSIRGLLKNVGANMVTHVTPNLQDLVYPVQARDGSLLQVLAFPFLSERKLVKLADIAEGNVSAWRQKYQEGMNFFLRRLSGFLKPDAVNMLMMHLTFDGSLPSGSERNFTFDITNSYTVSSRMLPEALQYVALGHIHKPQQVSELPPAHYAGSIIQLDFGEAGESKFVNLVEAHPGRPIKFQQVPLTSGKRLKTVRMKLDQIEQMDSLRDFDGLLRVIVELPAGTGAAGLKERVAKVLPNALAVEIEISQQDLKSKTAGRSGLTDIELFEQYYLERHGALPGEVRDAFIEASRIITEGEDT, encoded by the coding sequence ATGCGTATTCTTCACACCGGGGATTTTCATGCGGGACGGCAACTGAGAGGCCTGGACCGCACCCCCGAAATTCAGGCCGCCCTTTCTGAAATCCTCTCCATTGCCAGAGACAGCCGTGTGGACGCTGTGCTGGTGGCAGGAGATGTCTTTGATACAGTGAACCCCAGTGCCCTGGCCGAGGATGTGGTCTATGAATTCTATCTGGGTTTGCGTGAGGCGGGCATTCCCAGTGTGACCATTGCAGGGAACCATGACAGTGCAGAACGCCTGCGCAGCATCCGTGGCCTCCTGAAAAATGTGGGGGCAAACATGGTGACCCACGTGACTCCGAACCTGCAGGATCTGGTGTATCCTGTGCAGGCCAGAGATGGCAGCCTGCTGCAGGTGCTGGCTTTTCCTTTTCTGTCAGAGAGAAAACTCGTCAAGCTGGCAGACATCGCCGAAGGCAATGTGAGTGCCTGGCGGCAGAAGTACCAGGAGGGCATGAACTTCTTCCTGCGCAGGCTCTCGGGATTCCTGAAGCCAGATGCGGTGAACATGCTGATGATGCACCTGACTTTCGATGGCAGTTTGCCTTCTGGAAGTGAACGCAATTTCACCTTCGACATCACCAACAGCTACACCGTCAGCAGCCGCATGCTGCCAGAAGCCCTGCAGTATGTTGCTCTCGGGCACATCCACAAGCCACAACAGGTTTCCGAGCTGCCTCCTGCCCACTATGCTGGAAGCATCATCCAGCTGGATTTTGGAGAGGCCGGAGAATCCAAATTTGTGAACCTCGTTGAGGCCCATCCCGGGCGTCCCATCAAGTTTCAGCAGGTCCCCCTCACCAGTGGGAAACGATTGAAAACCGTGCGGATGAAACTCGACCAGATCGAGCAGATGGACAGCCTGCGCGATTTTGATGGCCTGCTCAGGGTGATTGTGGAACTTCCTGCAGGAACGGGTGCCGCAGGGCTGAAGGAACGGGTGGCAAAGGTGCTGCCCAATGCTCTGGCTGTGGAAATTGAGATCTCACAGCAGGACCTGAAATCAAAAACAGCTGGACGTTCGGGCCTCACCGACATCGAACTGTTCGAGCAATACTATCTGGAGCGCCACGGTGCCCTTCCTGGCGAAGTGCGGGATGCGTTCATTGAGGCCTCCAGAATCATCACCGAAGGAGAGGACACTTGA